One Melospiza georgiana isolate bMelGeo1 chromosome 12, bMelGeo1.pri, whole genome shotgun sequence genomic window carries:
- the LOC131088605 gene encoding uncharacterized LOC128031833 homolog gives MDSLTEQRLTSPNLPAPHLEHYSVLHCTMTLDVQTVVVFAVIVVLLLVNVILMFFLGTR, from the coding sequence ATGGACAGTCTTACAGAGCAGAGGTTGACTTCTCCAAATCTGCCAGCCCCACACCTCGAACACTACAGTGTTCTGCATTGCACCATGACCTTGGATGTTCAAACGGTGGTCGTTTTTGCAGTGATTGTGGTGCTATTGCTTGTGAATGTCATACTCATGTTCTTCCTGGGCACTCGTTAA